In Nostoc sp. GT001, a genomic segment contains:
- a CDS encoding aminotransferase class V-fold PLP-dependent enzyme: MTSISTSSIKLHREQFPALANKAYFNYGGQGPMPQRAMDAIAQTQAYVQEIGPFGNEAYSWIAPQTQAARVAIASELNAPSETITLTQNVTVGCNIAMWGIEWRAGDHLLLSDCEHPGVIATAQEISRRFAVEVTTCPLKATLNEGDPVEVIVQHLRPNTRLVILSHVFWNTGQVLPLDKIAEVCRNNHSFLLIDAAQSAGLLPLNLTELGVDFYAFTGHKWLCGPAGAGGLYVRPEARESLKPTFIGLNGIVVDSQSQPVDWLPDGRRYEVSTLAYPLYLGLKEAITIHQQWGTSQERYEQICHNSEYLWRQLTALANIKCLRTSPPESGIVSFQLENNQPQTHLKLVKFLDSQRILTRTIADPSCIRVTVHYFTLESEIDLLIEAIQNFCKSN, encoded by the coding sequence ATGACTAGTATTTCTACATCATCAATCAAGCTGCATCGAGAGCAATTTCCTGCTTTAGCGAACAAGGCTTATTTCAATTATGGGGGACAAGGGCCGATGCCCCAAAGGGCAATGGATGCGATCGCCCAAACTCAAGCTTATGTTCAGGAAATAGGTCCCTTTGGTAATGAGGCGTATAGCTGGATAGCGCCCCAGACTCAAGCTGCTAGAGTTGCGATCGCTTCGGAGTTAAATGCACCATCTGAAACAATTACTCTCACTCAAAATGTCACTGTTGGCTGTAATATCGCCATGTGGGGCATCGAATGGCGTGCTGGCGACCATCTCCTACTTTCAGACTGCGAACATCCAGGCGTGATTGCCACAGCCCAGGAAATTTCGCGAAGATTTGCTGTGGAAGTTACCACTTGTCCCCTAAAAGCGACTTTAAATGAGGGCGATCCAGTAGAAGTTATTGTCCAGCATTTGCGCCCGAATACCCGTCTAGTAATATTGAGTCATGTTTTCTGGAATACTGGTCAAGTTTTACCTCTTGATAAAATTGCCGAAGTATGCAGGAATAATCATTCTTTTTTACTGATAGATGCTGCCCAATCTGCTGGTTTATTGCCTTTAAACTTAACTGAATTGGGAGTAGATTTTTATGCTTTCACTGGTCACAAATGGTTATGTGGCCCAGCGGGTGCTGGTGGTTTGTATGTCCGCCCAGAAGCACGAGAAAGCCTGAAACCTACATTTATTGGCTTGAATGGCATTGTTGTAGATAGTCAATCTCAGCCTGTAGATTGGCTTCCAGATGGGCGACGATACGAAGTGTCTACATTAGCTTATCCGTTGTATCTTGGGTTAAAGGAAGCGATCACAATTCATCAGCAATGGGGAACGTCACAGGAACGTTATGAGCAAATTTGCCATAACAGTGAGTATCTCTGGCGACAATTGACAGCATTAGCCAATATTAAATGTTTGCGAACTTCCCCACCCGAAAGCGGTATAGTCTCCTTTCAACTTGAAAATAATCAACCTCAGACTCATTTGAAGTTGGTAAAATTTTTGGACTCACAAAGGATATTAACTCGGACAATTGCCGATCCTAGCTGTATACGCGTTACCGTTCATTACTTTACTTTAGAATCGGAAATCGACTTATTGATTGAGGCGATTCAAAATTTTTGCAAAAGTAATTAA
- a CDS encoding HIT family protein has translation MTEQHEXPCLICERVTLWKNGQNPYFIHEFEHSIFVIGDHQFHRGYSLILLKQHIRELHELPPGIQSALFQEVMLAGKALVNAFNPWKMNYACYGNGEPHIHWHLFPRYESDPDRKANPWHHVSEFKHHLITSQTAQNLAHKVTEHLSLLMTR, from the coding sequence ATGACAGAACAACATGAANNNCCGTGTCTCATCTGTGAGCGTGTCACACTCTGGAAAAACGGTCAGAATCCCTACTTTATCCACGAATTCGAGCATTCAATCTTTGTAATTGGCGATCATCAATTTCATCGCGGATATTCCCTAATCCTTCTAAAACAACATATTCGAGAGTTGCATGAACTTCCCCCAGGTATCCAGTCTGCCCTATTTCAAGAGGTGATGCTGGCAGGAAAAGCTCTTGTTAACGCTTTTAATCCCTGGAAAATGAATTATGCCTGTTATGGAAATGGTGAGCCACATATTCATTGGCATCTCTTCCCCCGTTACGAGTCCGATCCAGACCGCAAGGCTAATCCGTGGCATCATGTATCAGAGTTCAAACACCATTTGATTACTTCTCAAACAGCCCAAAATTTAGCACATAAAGTTACAGAACATTTATCGTTACTGATGACGAGATGA
- a CDS encoding TM0106 family RecB-like putative nuclease, with amino-acid sequence MLINAELLLQYQRCKRRPFLDIHGDKSQRDAPNELLRKLQQDKIAHQLSALAQMTYHQPDYSYGNWEKAEKATLELMQRGVEYIYKGVLLANYSEADTLLSRPDLLVKQPGQSHFGDWIYVPANIELGKRPKQEYQVVAAFHAQVLATVQGVAPETASLILRSKNTNYAVDLFKWMPRMQQILEEFIQVLESPNPPEVFISRQKCNFCHWYSECYAIAQSEKHLSLLPGVTPLRYTQLQALDINTLESLANTSPSSLEKLLGFDTEVAPKLVVQAQSVLEKRPLILPYPLPTEDITFTAPIELYFDIEAQPDLDLDYLLGVLVVNRQANTEQFYSFLADKPEDEELVWQQFLDLVWQYPEAPIYHFCVYEFDTVKRLAKLYGTPHSLVRPVLNRFVDVYEQLTQSVALPVESYALKAIARWIGFEWRDKEASGAKCIYWYDQWLETGDRTLLEIIQRYNEDDCRATLKVKDWLVNFFQDEYDLRLA; translated from the coding sequence ATGCTAATTAATGCTGAACTCCTACTGCAATACCAACGCTGTAAACGCCGACCTTTTCTAGATATCCACGGTGACAAAAGTCAGCGCGATGCTCCCAATGAGTTGCTACGGAAACTCCAACAGGACAAAATCGCTCATCAGTTGAGTGCTTTGGCACAAATGACTTATCACCAACCAGATTATTCTTATGGAAACTGGGAAAAGGCAGAGAAGGCAACTTTAGAATTGATGCAGCGTGGGGTTGAATACATCTATAAAGGAGTACTGTTAGCAAATTATTCCGAAGCAGACACTCTGCTAAGTCGTCCAGATTTACTCGTGAAACAACCAGGACAATCCCATTTTGGAGATTGGATCTATGTCCCGGCAAATATTGAACTGGGTAAGCGCCCTAAGCAAGAATATCAGGTTGTCGCTGCATTTCATGCCCAAGTTTTGGCAACAGTGCAGGGAGTTGCACCTGAAACAGCTTCGCTGATATTGCGAAGTAAAAATACAAATTATGCAGTGGATCTGTTTAAATGGATGCCACGGATGCAGCAGATTCTAGAAGAATTTATTCAAGTTTTAGAGTCACCGAATCCGCCAGAGGTGTTTATTTCTCGCCAAAAGTGCAATTTTTGCCATTGGTATAGTGAATGTTATGCGATCGCTCAATCTGAAAAACATCTCTCACTACTACCAGGTGTAACACCCCTGCGCTACACTCAACTCCAAGCCTTAGACATTAACACGCTGGAATCTCTTGCTAACACCAGTCCCAGCAGCTTAGAAAAGCTACTTGGTTTTGACACCGAAGTAGCGCCCAAATTGGTAGTGCAAGCTCAATCTGTGCTAGAAAAACGACCTTTAATTTTACCCTACCCGCTACCAACAGAAGATATTACATTCACAGCGCCCATAGAGCTTTATTTTGATATTGAAGCCCAGCCAGACTTAGATTTAGATTATCTCTTAGGAGTTTTAGTTGTTAATAGACAAGCTAATACAGAACAATTTTATTCTTTTTTAGCAGACAAACCAGAAGACGAAGAATTAGTTTGGCAGCAATTTTTGGATTTGGTTTGGCAATATCCCGAAGCGCCTATTTATCATTTTTGTGTCTACGAGTTTGATACAGTCAAACGGTTGGCAAAACTTTACGGCACTCCACACTCCTTAGTGCGTCCTGTACTGAATCGATTTGTGGATGTGTATGAACAATTAACCCAAAGTGTAGCATTGCCCGTAGAAAGCTATGCCTTGAAAGCGATCGCTCGTTGGATAGGATTTGAGTGGCGTGATAAAGAAGCCAGTGGTGCCAAGTGTATTTACTGGTACGATCAATGGTTAGAAACAGGCGATCGCACCTTACTGGAAATTATTCAACGCTACAATGAAGATGACTGCCGCGCCACCCTTAAAGTCAAAGATTGGCTTGTCAACTTTTTTCAAGATGAATATGATTTACGACTAGCTTAA
- a CDS encoding esterase-like activity of phytase family protein, translating into MQIIKKIFVFPKILYILILIVIISFIFANLPSNGVEVSSIEFIGEANLPKSLIFQNTEVGGLSGITYNPKNNLYYAISDDRGQKAAARFYTLKIDFSKGSLQKGGIIPVSVTTLLNENGQTFRPSETDTEGIALTNKATVFVSSEGDAAKLINPFIKEFSLSSGREIATLPIPNKFLPDKASQQGIRNNLAFESLTITPDNKHLFTATENALIQDGVAAKPNIGSPCRILQYNLLNNQSEKEFLYQTEPVAPFLNLIGKFASGLPDLLALDNQGHFLSLERSFTGLGFAISLFQISLEEADDIHNIDSLLAVDSKNIKPVKKKLLLDLRKLDVLLDNIEGLTLGPKLPDGQQSLIIISDNNFNSLQRTQILAFKIKIENPLIRLLRRFIPNFNL; encoded by the coding sequence ATGCAGATAATTAAAAAAATCTTCGTATTTCCAAAAATTCTTTACATTTTGATTTTAATTGTAATTATTAGCTTCATATTCGCAAACTTACCGTCAAATGGTGTTGAAGTCAGTAGTATAGAATTTATCGGAGAAGCCAACTTACCAAAAAGTCTAATCTTTCAAAACACTGAAGTTGGAGGTTTATCTGGAATTACATATAATCCAAAAAACAACCTTTATTATGCTATCTCTGATGATCGTGGACAAAAAGCTGCTGCTCGTTTCTACACCTTGAAAATCGACTTTAGTAAAGGTTCCTTACAAAAAGGTGGAATTATTCCAGTCAGCGTTACCACATTATTAAATGAAAATGGTCAAACATTTCGACCTAGTGAAACTGATACAGAAGGTATCGCATTAACTAATAAAGCAACCGTATTTGTTTCTTCTGAAGGCGATGCTGCAAAATTAATTAATCCTTTTATTAAAGAGTTCTCGCTATCTTCTGGCAGAGAAATTGCAACACTCCCTATACCAAATAAATTTTTACCAGATAAAGCTAGTCAACAAGGTATCCGCAACAATTTGGCTTTTGAAAGCCTCACAATTACACCCGATAATAAGCATCTATTCACAGCCACCGAAAATGCTCTAATTCAAGATGGTGTTGCAGCTAAACCTAATATCGGTAGCCCTTGCCGAATTTTGCAATACAACTTGCTCAACAACCAGTCAGAAAAGGAATTTCTTTACCAAACTGAACCAGTTGCACCATTTTTGAATCTGATTGGCAAATTTGCTAGTGGATTACCTGATTTACTTGCTCTCGATAATCAAGGACACTTCTTAAGTTTAGAAAGGTCTTTTACTGGTTTAGGATTTGCGATTTCCTTATTTCAGATTTCTTTAGAAGAAGCTGATGATATTCATAATATTGATAGCCTTTTAGCAGTTGACTCCAAAAATATTAAACCTGTTAAGAAAAAACTGCTGTTAGATTTGAGAAAATTAGATGTACTGCTAGACAACATCGAAGGCTTAACTCTTGGACCAAAACTACCGGATGGTCAACAATCATTAATTATTATCAGTGATAACAATTTTAACTCCCTGCAACGCACCCAAATACTGGCCTTTAAAATTAAAATTGAAAATCCACTTATTAGATTATTACGCCGTTTCATCCCAAATTTTAACCTTTAA
- a CDS encoding serine/threonine-protein kinase: MVGQKAELDDYIGHFLNNRYLIRDLIGKGGMGRVYLAEDTAKGGMPIAIKILSLSLSNQQMSQRFAREIFIGAQLGRKSKHIVRILSYGVTEDKTPFYVMEYLQGKNLKQILKIQPLTISKFLEICNQICLGLQCAHQGISLKGEIYPIVHRDIKPENIFIAEDTKKGEIVKILDFGIAKFLTERSGMTLTDSFIGSLPYCSPEHMEGRKLLDVRSDIYSLGVLMFEMLTGKHPFQTKSNSFGTWYQAHRFQMPPTVEEVNPQVKIPEILEKILMSCLAKEVSDRPQNINQILEDLEKVNAQVNNVIYSNSTDIIKVSLPVQLVPATLLSEKECLQKNWPKNKPIAPIGFPHLLQTPQRPIPTFWAMLPKQEIAKFLDKIHSTEFISKMNVYPMLLWVTVLYDAQPSTTKWLPYFLDLKDNKSQNIARSLAEVGYYHLLFFPLEDPTHCSHVTTLNLTAKQRQQLVDWLDTSQQSNELILPSQAKNILKTEYEKLKLDILRNLATHQKSETEVLKTWMNKFLEMFLKMLLPR, translated from the coding sequence ATGGTAGGGCAAAAAGCAGAATTAGACGATTACATCGGACACTTTTTAAACAATCGCTATTTAATCAGAGATTTGATTGGCAAAGGGGGTATGGGTAGAGTTTATCTAGCAGAAGATACTGCTAAAGGCGGTATGCCGATCGCAATCAAAATCCTATCACTTAGTTTGTCAAACCAACAAATGTCTCAACGTTTTGCCAGAGAGATTTTTATTGGCGCTCAATTGGGTCGCAAAAGTAAACATATCGTTCGCATTTTAAGTTATGGAGTTACTGAGGATAAAACTCCATTTTATGTAATGGAATACCTGCAAGGAAAAAATCTCAAACAAATTCTGAAAATTCAGCCCTTAACAATATCGAAGTTTTTAGAAATTTGTAATCAAATTTGTTTGGGTTTACAATGTGCCCACCAAGGTATCAGTCTTAAAGGAGAAATTTATCCTATTGTTCACAGAGATATTAAACCAGAAAATATATTTATTGCTGAAGATACTAAAAAAGGTGAAATTGTTAAAATACTAGATTTTGGTATTGCCAAGTTTTTAACAGAGCGAAGCGGGATGACCCTAACAGATTCTTTTATTGGCAGTTTGCCTTACTGTTCTCCAGAACACATGGAAGGGCGTAAACTGCTAGATGTCCGCTCTGATATTTATAGTTTGGGAGTATTAATGTTTGAGATGCTGACAGGAAAACACCCATTTCAAACAAAAAGTAACTCCTTTGGTACTTGGTATCAAGCCCATCGCTTTCAAATGCCACCTACAGTTGAAGAAGTAAATCCGCAAGTTAAAATACCAGAAATATTAGAAAAAATATTGATGAGTTGTTTAGCTAAAGAAGTCAGCGATCGCCCTCAGAATATCAACCAAATATTAGAAGATTTAGAAAAAGTTAATGCTCAAGTTAATAATGTTATTTATAGTAACAGTACCGACATTATTAAAGTATCACTTCCAGTTCAATTAGTACCTGCAACTTTACTATCAGAAAAAGAGTGTTTGCAGAAAAATTGGCCTAAAAATAAACCAATTGCGCCAATTGGATTTCCCCATTTACTACAGACTCCTCAAAGACCTATACCAACTTTTTGGGCAATGTTGCCCAAACAAGAGATTGCAAAATTTTTGGATAAAATACATAGTACTGAATTTATTAGTAAAATGAATGTGTACCCGATGCTACTTTGGGTAACAGTACTATATGACGCTCAACCTTCTACAACTAAGTGGCTACCTTATTTTCTGGATCTAAAAGATAATAAGAGTCAAAATATAGCGCGTAGTTTAGCAGAAGTAGGCTACTATCATTTACTATTTTTTCCCTTAGAAGATCCAACTCATTGCTCTCATGTAACGACTTTAAATCTCACAGCTAAACAGCGTCAACAACTTGTAGATTGGTTAGATACTAGTCAACAGTCAAATGAATTAATTTTGCCTAGTCAAGCCAAAAATATTCTAAAAACAGAGTACGAAAAGCTGAAGTTAGATATATTACGAAACTTAGCCACACATCAAAAATCTGAGACAGAAGTTTTAAAAACTTGGATGAATAAATTTTTGGAAATGTTTTTGAAAATGCTATTACCTCGTTGA
- a CDS encoding serine/threonine-protein kinase, which yields MNQSPFTSPSSTGLLANRYQLKQLIGSGGMGEVFLANDVLLGGIPVAIKFLTQTVANTKMQQDFAREALMSAALSQKSVHIVRAYDYGVNEKGKPYYVMEYLCGKSLKDLIPLSLPMFLTLVRQICLGLQCAHQGINIDGKICPLVHRDIKPANILVIPDPILGQLVKILDFGIARFLNYTSTASTSSGFNGTLPYCSPEQLDGEKLDSRSDIYSLGVMMFEMLTGKKPWQPETDYFGAWYKAHHFEAPKTIADVKPTLKIPQKLNNLIMACLAKKVSDRPQNIAEILQVLNSLEQSNCHSLPTNFASNSVLSRPLNSPLPITVEQSYRQLLWPPNKPIQEIVFPQLLDTPQGSITALWLMLSKQEIKNYAVSTRYNQFVFVTSPHPMLLWVTVLYNRQLAPKWLPCYLDMQNTQNLKMVGLLSENEQYPLIFFTLEAPHSCIKVLSSRIEPTQRQMLKTWVQQSHRLPPVSQPQLSKQLLKQQYKQMQSRMLQHLESEPQVVLSRSF from the coding sequence GTGAATCAAAGCCCATTTACATCTCCAAGTAGTACGGGCTTACTTGCCAATCGTTATCAACTCAAGCAATTAATTGGCAGCGGTGGCATGGGTGAAGTTTTTTTAGCGAATGATGTTTTGTTAGGAGGTATACCAGTTGCTATCAAGTTTTTGACTCAAACTGTTGCTAATACTAAGATGCAACAAGACTTTGCTCGTGAAGCTTTAATGAGTGCAGCCTTGAGTCAAAAGAGCGTACATATAGTGCGGGCTTATGATTATGGTGTGAATGAGAAAGGAAAACCATACTATGTCATGGAATATCTATGTGGCAAGAGTTTAAAGGATTTAATTCCGCTATCTCTGCCCATGTTTTTGACTCTCGTTCGCCAAATTTGTTTGGGCTTACAGTGTGCCCATCAAGGGATTAATATTGATGGCAAAATTTGTCCGTTGGTTCATCGAGATATCAAGCCTGCCAATATATTAGTTATTCCCGATCCGATATTGGGTCAGTTAGTTAAAATTCTCGATTTTGGTATTGCCAGATTTTTGAATTATACATCAACAGCTAGTACAAGTAGCGGATTTAACGGCACTTTACCCTACTGTTCTCCAGAACAGCTAGATGGGGAAAAACTAGATAGTCGTTCTGATATTTATAGCCTGGGCGTGATGATGTTTGAAATGCTTACAGGCAAAAAACCTTGGCAACCGGAAACTGATTACTTTGGTGCTTGGTATAAAGCACATCACTTTGAAGCACCAAAAACGATCGCAGATGTTAAACCTACTCTTAAAATACCTCAAAAACTCAATAATTTAATTATGGCTTGTCTGGCTAAAAAAGTAAGCGATCGCCCTCAAAATATCGCTGAAATTTTACAAGTTTTAAATAGTTTAGAACAGTCTAATTGTCACAGTTTACCTACAAATTTTGCCTCTAACTCCGTTCTTAGCCGCCCCTTAAATTCCCCATTGCCAATCACAGTAGAACAAAGCTATCGGCAACTTTTGTGGCCTCCAAATAAACCAATTCAAGAAATTGTTTTTCCCCAGCTTCTAGACACCCCACAAGGCTCTATAACAGCGCTATGGTTAATGTTGTCTAAACAAGAAATCAAAAATTATGCGGTTTCTACCCGTTATAACCAGTTTGTCTTTGTGACATCCCCTCATCCGATGCTGTTGTGGGTAACTGTACTCTACAATCGGCAATTGGCTCCTAAGTGGCTACCCTGCTACTTAGATATGCAAAATACTCAAAATCTTAAGATGGTAGGTCTTCTGTCCGAAAATGAACAATATCCTTTGATTTTCTTTACTCTGGAAGCACCACATTCTTGTATAAAGGTTCTCAGCAGTCGCATTGAGCCAACTCAGCGGCAAATGTTGAAAACTTGGGTGCAACAGAGTCATCGTCTACCGCCAGTTTCTCAACCCCAATTGAGCAAACAGCTATTGAAGCAGCAGTATAAACAAATGCAATCCAGAATGTTGCAACATCTGGAATCAGAGCCACAAGTTGTATTATCACGGTCTTTTTAA
- the gltX gene encoding glutamate--tRNA ligase: MTVRVRIAPSPTGNLHIGTARTAVFNWLFARHHGGKFILRIEDTDLERSRPEYTDNILEGLRWLGLNWDEGPFFQSQRLDLYKEAVEKLLAQGLAYRCYTTSEELEALREAQKARGEAPRYDNRHRNLTPEQRAAFEAEGRSFVIRFKIEDGREIVWNDLVRGKMSWRGSDLGGDMVIARASEEGSGQPLYNFVVVVDDIDMQITHVIRGEDHIANTAKQILLYEAMGAKIPEFSHTPLILNMEGRKLSKRDGVTSISDFQKMGFTAEGLVNYMTLLGWSPPDSTQEIFTLESAAKEFGFERVNKAGAKFDWDKLDWLNSQYIHKTPVDKLTDLLIPFWEAAGYKFDGGRDRPWLEQLVTLISQSLTRLVDGVAQGQLFFSDRVEFSEESSTQLKQEGSAAVLEAIVTALDNQPQLSEAAAQEIIKQVVKEQKVKKGLVMRSLRAALTGDVHGPDLIQSWLLLNQIGLDKPRLSRAMTEAK, translated from the coding sequence GTGACTGTTAGAGTCCGTATTGCGCCGAGTCCAACCGGAAATTTACATATTGGTACAGCTAGAACCGCTGTATTCAACTGGTTATTTGCCCGTCACCACGGCGGTAAATTTATACTGCGAATAGAAGATACAGATTTAGAGCGATCGCGTCCCGAATACACCGACAATATTCTTGAAGGATTGCGCTGGCTAGGACTGAACTGGGATGAAGGGCCATTTTTCCAATCCCAACGCCTGGATCTTTATAAAGAAGCAGTAGAAAAACTGCTAGCTCAAGGATTAGCCTATCGCTGCTACACTACTTCCGAAGAACTAGAGGCGCTCCGAGAAGCTCAAAAAGCCAGAGGCGAAGCACCTCGCTATGACAACCGTCACCGCAACCTCACCCCAGAACAACGCGCCGCCTTTGAAGCCGAAGGTCGCTCCTTTGTGATTCGCTTCAAAATCGAAGATGGGCGGGAAATTGTCTGGAACGATCTAGTAAGGGGAAAGATGTCTTGGCGAGGTAGCGATTTAGGTGGTGATATGGTCATCGCCCGCGCTTCAGAAGAGGGTAGCGGTCAACCTTTATACAACTTTGTCGTTGTAGTGGATGACATTGATATGCAAATCACCCATGTCATCCGGGGAGAAGACCACATCGCCAACACCGCCAAGCAAATTCTGCTGTATGAAGCAATGGGTGCAAAAATCCCAGAGTTTTCCCATACGCCATTAATTTTGAATATGGAAGGGCGCAAGCTTTCTAAGCGAGATGGCGTCACTTCCATTTCTGACTTCCAGAAAATGGGCTTTACTGCTGAAGGTTTGGTAAATTACATGACATTGCTGGGTTGGTCGCCACCAGACTCGACGCAAGAAATATTTACCTTAGAATCAGCTGCTAAAGAATTTGGCTTTGAGCGTGTAAATAAAGCAGGTGCAAAGTTTGACTGGGACAAGCTGGATTGGTTGAACAGTCAATATATTCACAAAACGCCAGTAGATAAACTCACAGATTTACTCATCCCCTTTTGGGAAGCAGCTGGCTATAAATTTGATGGTGGACGCGATCGCCCCTGGTTAGAACAGTTAGTAACTTTAATTAGTCAGAGTTTGACTCGCTTGGTAGATGGAGTAGCTCAAGGCCAATTGTTTTTTAGCGACAGAGTTGAATTTAGCGAGGAAAGCAGTACACAACTGAAGCAAGAAGGCTCGGCGGCTGTTCTTGAAGCGATTGTCACAGCTTTAGACAATCAGCCGCAACTGTCAGAAGCCGCCGCCCAGGAGATTATTAAACAAGTTGTGAAAGAACAAAAAGTCAAAAAAGGCTTAGTGATGCGATCGCTCCGAGCAGCTTTAACTGGAGATGTTCATGGCCCCGACTTGATCCAATCTTGGTTACTACTAAATCAGATTGGTTTAGATAAACCGCGCTTGAGTCGGGCTATGACGGAAGCTAAGTAG
- the ftsH2 gene encoding ATP-dependent zinc metalloprotease FtsH2, producing MKFSWKVVALWTLPALVIGFFFWQGAFAGAPADMSKNTANTRMTYGRFLEYLDGDRVSSVDLYEGGRTAIIEARDPDLENHVQRWRVDLPINAPELISKLKEKSISFDAHPMRNDGAIWGLLGNLIFPVLLITGLFFLFRRSSNLPGGPGQAMNFGKSKARFQMEAKTGVKFDDVAGIEEAKEELQEVVTFLKQPERFTAVGARIPKGVLLVGPPGTGKTLLAKAIAGEAGVPFFSISGSEFVEMFVGVGASRVRDLFKKAKDNAPCIIFIDEIDAVGRQRGAGIGGGNDEREQTLNQLLTEMDGFEGNTGIIIIAATNRPDVLDSALLRPGRFDRQVTVDAPDIKGRLEILQVHARNKKLDTSVSLDAIARRTPGFTGADLANLLNEAAILTARRRKEAITLREIDDAVDRVVAGMEGTPLVDSKSKRLIAYHEIGHALVGTLLKDHDPVQKVTLIPRGQAQGLTWFTPNEEQGLISRSQLKARITGALGGRAAEEVIFGAAEVTTGAGGDLQQLSGMARQMVTRFGMSDLGPLSLESQQGEVFLGRDWTTRSEYSESIASRIDAQVREIVEQCYDNAKNIIRDHRTVTDRLVDLLIEKETIDGEEFRQIVAEYAEVPEKQQYVPQL from the coding sequence ATGAAATTCTCTTGGAAAGTCGTAGCACTCTGGACGTTGCCAGCTTTGGTAATTGGCTTTTTCTTCTGGCAAGGGGCCTTTGCAGGCGCTCCTGCCGACATGAGTAAGAATACAGCTAATACCCGCATGACTTATGGTCGCTTTCTAGAATACTTGGATGGCGATCGCGTCAGCAGTGTGGATCTGTATGAAGGCGGTAGGACAGCAATTATAGAAGCCCGCGATCCAGACCTGGAAAATCATGTCCAAAGGTGGCGTGTGGATTTGCCTATTAACGCTCCTGAGTTAATTAGCAAGCTCAAAGAAAAATCAATTAGTTTTGATGCTCACCCCATGCGGAATGATGGCGCAATTTGGGGATTGTTGGGCAATCTCATCTTTCCAGTTTTATTGATTACTGGGTTATTCTTTTTGTTCCGGCGTTCTAGCAACCTTCCCGGCGGGCCAGGTCAAGCAATGAACTTCGGCAAATCGAAAGCGCGTTTCCAAATGGAGGCGAAAACCGGCGTCAAATTTGATGATGTAGCTGGGATTGAAGAAGCTAAGGAAGAATTGCAAGAAGTTGTCACCTTCCTGAAGCAGCCAGAAAGATTTACCGCTGTAGGCGCACGGATTCCCAAGGGAGTGCTGTTAGTTGGGCCTCCTGGAACTGGTAAAACTTTACTAGCAAAAGCGATCGCAGGTGAAGCAGGTGTACCTTTCTTCAGTATTTCCGGTTCGGAATTTGTAGAAATGTTCGTTGGTGTGGGTGCATCCCGCGTCCGCGATTTGTTCAAGAAAGCTAAAGACAACGCCCCCTGTATCATCTTCATCGATGAAATCGACGCCGTTGGACGCCAACGGGGTGCTGGTATCGGTGGCGGTAACGACGAGAGAGAGCAAACCCTCAACCAATTGCTCACCGAAATGGACGGGTTTGAAGGTAACACAGGCATCATTATTATTGCTGCCACCAACCGTCCCGATGTACTAGACTCAGCCTTATTGCGTCCCGGTCGCTTTGACCGCCAAGTAACAGTCGATGCACCCGATATCAAAGGGCGTTTGGAAATCTTGCAAGTCCATGCGCGGAACAAGAAACTAGACACTAGCGTATCTTTAGATGCGATCGCTCGCCGCACTCCTGGATTCACTGGTGCTGACTTAGCCAACTTACTCAACGAAGCAGCAATTCTCACTGCGAGAAGACGTAAAGAAGCTATCACTCTCCGCGAAATTGATGATGCGGTGGATCGTGTAGTTGCAGGGATGGAAGGTACTCCTTTGGTGGACAGCAAGAGCAAGCGCTTAATTGCCTACCACGAAATTGGACACGCCTTAGTGGGGACTTTGTTAAAAGACCATGACCCAGTGCAAAAAGTTACACTTATCCCACGTGGACAAGCACAGGGTTTAACTTGGTTTACACCCAACGAAGAACAGGGATTAATTTCTCGTTCTCAGTTGAAAGCCAGAATTACTGGTGCTTTGGGTGGTCGCGCCGCTGAAGAGGTGATTTTTGGGGCTGCGGAAGTCACAACTGGCGCTGGTGGAGACTTGCAGCAACTATCGGGAATGGCCCGGCAGATGGTGACTCGGTTCGGGATGTCGGACTTAGGGCCACTGTCGTTAGAAAGCCAGCAGGGAGAAGTATTCTTGGGTCGTGATTGGACAACCCGATCTGAGTATTCCGAATCCATTGCTTCTCGCATTGATGCTCAAGTTAGAGAAATTGTTGAGCAGTGCTACGACAATGCTAAGAATATCATCCGTGACCATCGCACTGTCACCGATCGCTTAGTAGATTTGCTCATCGAAAAAGAAACCATTGACGGCGAAGAATTCCGCCAGATTGTAGCTGAGTACGCTGAAGTACCGGAGAAGCAACAGTATGTACCGCAACTGTAA